The Gemmatimonadales bacterium genome has a window encoding:
- a CDS encoding ABC transporter ATP-binding protein produces MITIEKLTKKYGSFTAVDDISLHVPQGTLHGFLGPNGAGKTTTLRMIAGILRPTSGRISIGGHDIQTDAMAAKAKLGFIPDRPFVYEKLTGAEFLRFVAGLYGQDGQIVERRVDELLDVFELSTWKNELVESYSHGMRQKLIISSALIHRPELIVVDEPMVGLDPRAARLLKDLFRGFVSRGGTILMSTHTLEIAEALCDRIAIIQGGKIVAAGTMAELRSQHASGDEGLEDLFLRLTGGAAAKELQAVLEA; encoded by the coding sequence ATGATCACGATCGAGAAACTGACGAAGAAGTACGGCTCCTTCACGGCGGTGGACGACATCTCGCTCCACGTGCCGCAGGGGACGCTGCACGGCTTCCTGGGCCCCAACGGCGCCGGGAAGACGACGACGCTGCGCATGATCGCCGGGATCCTGCGCCCGACCAGCGGCCGCATCAGCATCGGCGGGCACGACATCCAGACCGATGCGATGGCCGCGAAGGCGAAGCTGGGATTCATCCCGGACCGGCCGTTCGTCTACGAGAAGCTCACCGGCGCCGAGTTCCTGCGCTTCGTGGCCGGCCTCTACGGCCAGGACGGGCAGATCGTGGAGCGGCGCGTCGACGAGCTGCTCGACGTGTTCGAGCTGTCCACCTGGAAGAACGAACTGGTCGAGTCGTACTCGCACGGGATGCGGCAGAAACTCATCATCTCCTCGGCGTTGATCCACCGGCCCGAGCTTATCGTGGTGGACGAGCCGATGGTGGGACTCGACCCGCGCGCGGCGCGGCTGCTCAAGGACCTCTTCCGCGGGTTCGTGAGCCGCGGCGGCACGATCCTGATGAGCACCCACACGCTCGAGATCGCCGAGGCGCTGTGCGACCGGATAGCGATCATACAGGGCGGCAAGATCGTGGCCGCGGGAACGATGGCGGAGCTGCGGAGCCAGCACGCTTCCGGCGACGAGGGGCTCGAGGACCTCTTCCTCCGCCTCACCGGCGGCGCGGCGGCGAAGGAGCTCCAGGCGGTCCTCGAGGCGTGA
- a CDS encoding transglutaminase-like domain-containing protein — MVVVAWLAGLGLLLKREYFKSSTIRLAEAATRVGPGASYYTLSMGGGPIGYAASTVDTIGPTSPGDTTTPGVRVQDVVVIDIEALGSIQRVELTTDILLTRALHVRSFQGSLNSEAARMIARGSVEGDSVLVLEIDAGGSRPSRQRIRLERPIILPAMLPLQLAFGGELRIGRTYRLRMFDPIAFTEREVAVQVQAESTLIVPDSALKDPATGRWVVAREDTVHAWKVAEETGGIITESWIDDQGSIVRAVSPVGFRMERTAFELAVENWRRNRGAARVAAGQNSDIIQSTAIAANLELAPEALTTLRVRLGNVTLQGFDLGGGRQRLAGDTLIVTRETGFGDGPGGPRPTGFDARLPISASDPALASALAAEALVQSDDPRIQAQARRIVGRERRAGVVAELLTHWVYDNLEKKITVSVPSAAQVLENRSGDCNEHTVLYVALARALGLPARTAAGVVYLRGHFYYHAWPEVWLGQWAAVDPTFNQFPADAAHLRFVNGGLARQVELIRLIGRLQLTVIPGT, encoded by the coding sequence GTGGTCGTCGTCGCCTGGCTGGCGGGGCTCGGGCTCCTCCTGAAGCGCGAGTACTTCAAGTCGTCCACCATCCGGCTGGCCGAGGCGGCCACGCGGGTGGGGCCGGGCGCTAGCTACTACACGCTGTCCATGGGCGGGGGACCGATCGGCTACGCCGCGAGTACCGTTGACACGATCGGCCCGACGTCGCCAGGCGACACCACAACGCCGGGCGTGCGCGTGCAGGACGTGGTGGTAATCGACATCGAGGCGCTGGGCAGCATCCAGCGGGTGGAGCTGACGACGGACATCCTGCTGACGCGCGCGCTGCATGTGCGGTCGTTCCAGGGAAGCCTCAATTCCGAGGCCGCCCGCATGATCGCCCGCGGCAGCGTCGAGGGCGACAGCGTTCTGGTGCTCGAGATCGACGCAGGTGGCTCGCGACCGTCCCGCCAGCGCATCCGACTCGAGCGGCCCATCATCCTCCCCGCGATGCTCCCACTCCAGCTCGCTTTCGGCGGCGAGCTGCGGATCGGCAGGACGTACCGGCTCAGGATGTTCGACCCTATAGCGTTCACCGAACGCGAGGTCGCGGTGCAGGTGCAGGCGGAAAGCACCCTCATAGTCCCCGACAGCGCGCTGAAAGACCCTGCGACGGGCCGGTGGGTGGTGGCGCGCGAGGACACGGTGCACGCCTGGAAGGTCGCCGAGGAAACGGGCGGGATCATCACGGAGTCGTGGATCGACGACCAGGGTAGCATCGTGCGCGCGGTCTCGCCGGTGGGGTTCCGGATGGAGCGGACGGCGTTCGAACTCGCGGTCGAGAACTGGCGGAGGAACCGCGGCGCGGCGCGCGTCGCGGCGGGGCAGAACAGCGACATAATCCAGTCCACCGCGATCGCCGCCAACCTCGAGCTGGCTCCCGAGGCGCTGACCACGTTGCGGGTGCGGCTCGGCAACGTCACGCTCCAGGGCTTCGATCTCGGCGGAGGGCGGCAACGGCTCGCGGGGGACACGCTGATCGTGACCCGGGAAACCGGCTTCGGCGACGGGCCGGGCGGTCCGCGGCCGACGGGGTTCGACGCGAGGCTCCCCATCTCGGCGTCCGACCCGGCGCTGGCGTCCGCGCTCGCCGCGGAAGCGCTCGTCCAGTCCGACGACCCTCGCATCCAGGCGCAGGCGCGCCGGATCGTGGGGCGCGAGCGCCGCGCGGGCGTGGTCGCGGAGTTGCTCACCCATTGGGTCTACGACAACCTCGAGAAGAAGATCACGGTGAGCGTGCCGAGCGCGGCCCAGGTGCTGGAGAACCGCAGCGGCGACTGTAACGAGCACACCGTGCTGTACGTGGCGCTGGCGCGCGCGCTGGGCCTGCCGGCGCGGACCGCGGCGGGGGTCGTGTACCTGCGCGGGCACTTCTACTATCACGCCTGGCCGGAAGTATGGCTCGGCCAGTGGGCGGCGGTGGACCCCACCTTCAACCAGTTTCCCGCCGACGCGGCGCACCTCCGGTTCGTCAACGGCGGCCTCGCGCGGCAGGTGGAGTTGATCCGCCTGATCGGGAGGCTCCAGCTCACGGTGATACCCGGCACATGA
- a CDS encoding macro domain-containing protein has protein sequence MIHVVVGDLASVVADAVVRPANTRLEPINPALRRLDEAAGPRFQDQCRVQWEFGVGAAVVTRAGDLPTEFVIHAVIGTSESTVTADGVRSAVAATLWQSLQWQIETLAFPALGQGPLSAEVSADAIIPSIREHLRNADHPATVLIVVNSDAERDIFAARIGPGDPA, from the coding sequence GTGATCCACGTGGTCGTGGGCGACCTCGCGTCCGTCGTCGCGGATGCGGTGGTGAGGCCCGCGAACACCAGGCTCGAGCCGATCAACCCGGCCCTGCGCCGCCTCGACGAGGCCGCAGGGCCGCGGTTTCAGGATCAGTGCCGCGTGCAATGGGAGTTCGGAGTGGGCGCCGCGGTGGTTACCAGGGCCGGCGACCTCCCGACCGAGTTCGTGATCCACGCCGTCATCGGGACCAGCGAATCCACCGTGACCGCGGACGGCGTACGGAGCGCGGTGGCCGCAACGCTCTGGCAGTCCCTGCAATGGCAGATCGAGACCCTGGCGTTCCCGGCACTCGGCCAGGGGCCGCTGTCGGCGGAAGTGTCAGCCGATGCGATCATCCCTTCGATCCGCGAGCACCTGCGGAACGCCGACCACCCCGCTACTGTACTCATCGTGGTGAACAGCGACGCCGAGCGCGACATCTTCGCGGCCCGTATCGGGCCGGGTGACCCCGCCTGA
- a CDS encoding tetratricopeptide repeat protein: MGRSRRRQWHVDTLGSDSQAEAEAEAVDTLAPTNVPRAAQSEWSNDVVAPVLPLEGLQPWEQIAGPALALEEPGEVDAAVIESDDPAQLVLEPVPAADFGLEIVTAPVEDEAAPQSEPEPEPIAEPEPDPAEVAYAQARAAAEAGDVPLAKTLYRQLLTTYPGHIGARNNLALLLDAGGDHAGALAELDRALDIDAENATLLVNRGGLLGAMGRFAAAERDLKRVLRVEPAQAEALFNLGIVMTKKGLWTEAVPHLRRAIELEPGRGAAHFYLGEALNHVDDLHGAMAAYQRAAELQPHNPRALYGLGIVYDRLGRPDDAAQMYRRSREVGRR; encoded by the coding sequence ATGGGTCGTTCGAGAAGGCGGCAGTGGCACGTGGACACGCTGGGCTCGGACTCGCAGGCGGAGGCGGAGGCGGAGGCGGTCGATACGCTGGCGCCCACCAACGTGCCTAGGGCCGCGCAGAGCGAGTGGAGCAACGACGTGGTCGCACCGGTCCTCCCGCTGGAAGGCCTCCAGCCGTGGGAACAGATCGCGGGGCCCGCGCTGGCGTTGGAAGAGCCCGGAGAAGTGGACGCGGCGGTGATCGAGTCCGACGACCCGGCGCAACTGGTGCTGGAGCCCGTGCCGGCGGCGGACTTCGGGCTGGAGATCGTGACGGCTCCGGTCGAGGATGAGGCCGCTCCGCAGAGCGAACCCGAGCCCGAGCCGATTGCGGAGCCCGAGCCGGACCCGGCAGAAGTCGCGTACGCGCAGGCGCGCGCGGCCGCGGAAGCCGGCGACGTTCCCCTGGCCAAGACGCTCTACCGCCAGTTGCTCACCACCTATCCCGGGCACATCGGCGCGCGCAACAACCTCGCGCTCCTGCTAGACGCCGGTGGCGACCATGCGGGTGCGCTGGCGGAGCTGGACCGCGCGCTCGACATCGACGCGGAGAACGCGACGCTGCTCGTCAATCGCGGCGGGTTGCTGGGAGCGATGGGACGCTTCGCGGCTGCCGAGCGCGACCTGAAGCGCGTGCTGCGGGTCGAGCCGGCGCAGGCGGAGGCGCTCTTCAACCTCGGCATAGTGATGACCAAGAAGGGCCTCTGGACCGAGGCGGTGCCGCACCTTCGGCGTGCGATCGAACTCGAACCGGGCCGGGGCGCCGCCCACTTCTACCTCGGCGAGGCGCTGAACCACGTTGACGACCTGCACGGGGCGATGGCGGCCTACCAGCGCGCGGCCGAGCTCCAGCCCCACAACCCGCGCGCCCTCTACGGGCTCGGCATCGTGTACGACCGGCTCGGCCGTCCCGACGACGCCGCGCAGATGTACCGCCGCTCGCGGGAGGTCGGCCGGAGGTGA